One Haloterrigena salifodinae DNA window includes the following coding sequences:
- a CDS encoding DUF7344 domain-containing protein: MPQQQHRRPDETDGTDVTDEPADAEESDPLSKGEIFEVLRNQRRRYVLQYLKQDGRPVALGDLAQQVAAWEYDTIPEKVTPEQRKRVYTTLQQTHLPKMDKSGILVFDSETGVIEATDRTRDISVYLEIVPGREFAWRELYLSLGAISSALVAALWLEIYPLTLLSNLTWAGIIAVTVTLAAVAHIYHERNMRLGHGDQPPELSYTSDK, from the coding sequence GTGCCCCAACAACAGCACCGGCGGCCCGACGAAACCGACGGTACAGACGTGACTGACGAACCGGCGGACGCCGAGGAGAGCGATCCGCTTTCGAAGGGCGAAATCTTCGAAGTGCTGCGCAACCAGCGGCGACGCTACGTGTTGCAGTACCTGAAACAGGACGGACGACCCGTCGCGCTCGGCGACCTCGCCCAGCAGGTCGCCGCCTGGGAGTACGACACGATCCCCGAGAAGGTGACGCCCGAACAACGAAAGCGCGTCTACACGACTCTCCAGCAGACCCACCTCCCGAAGATGGACAAGTCCGGGATCCTCGTCTTTGACTCCGAGACGGGCGTCATCGAGGCGACTGACCGAACGCGGGACATCAGCGTCTACCTGGAGATCGTCCCCGGCCGCGAGTTCGCCTGGCGGGAACTGTACCTCTCGCTGGGGGCGATCAGTTCCGCGCTGGTGGCCGCGCTGTGGCTCGAGATCTATCCGCTGACGCTCCTGTCCAATCTGACGTGGGCCGGGATCATCGCCGTAACGGTCACGCTGGCGGCGGTCGCTCACATCTACCACGAGCGGAACATGCGGCTCGGCCACGGCGATCAGCCGCCCGAACTCAGTTACACGAGCGATA
- the coaBC gene encoding bifunctional phosphopantothenoylcysteine decarboxylase/phosphopantothenate--cysteine ligase CoaBC, with protein sequence MLEGVNVALGVTGSIAAVKTVELAHELRRQGAEVRGVMTDSAQGIIHPWAVEFATDNEVVTEITGSVEHVDLCGNDGWADVFLIAPATANTVGKIAGAVDDTPVTTCATTALGADTPVVIAPAMHEPMYDHPGVLEAIDTVAEWGVDFVDPRIEEGKAKIASEEAIVCDVARAAGERSLEGEHVVVTSGATAESIDPVRVITNRSSGKMGRAVARACYARGAEVTLVHGVVGPRPIGNGDGPPETDGDGNLSYATVRHVESASEMLAATREVCADADALVSAAAIGDYTVDGSDEKIRSGQERSLDLEPTPKLIDEVREARPDLPIVGFKTETSGDEAAMIEKARETLDRAGLAFVVANDASVMGSDRTAALLVHDADAARYEGTKAELGGEIADSIAAVVGNNSL encoded by the coding sequence ATGCTCGAGGGAGTCAACGTCGCGCTCGGAGTGACGGGGTCGATTGCGGCCGTCAAGACGGTCGAACTGGCCCACGAGTTGCGACGACAGGGGGCCGAGGTGCGCGGCGTCATGACCGACAGTGCGCAGGGGATCATTCACCCCTGGGCCGTGGAGTTCGCCACCGACAACGAGGTCGTCACCGAGATCACCGGCAGCGTCGAGCACGTCGACCTCTGTGGCAACGACGGCTGGGCCGACGTGTTCCTGATCGCGCCGGCGACGGCGAACACGGTCGGCAAGATCGCCGGCGCGGTCGACGATACGCCCGTGACGACCTGCGCGACGACCGCGCTCGGCGCCGACACGCCGGTCGTCATCGCCCCCGCGATGCACGAACCGATGTACGACCACCCCGGCGTCCTCGAGGCCATCGACACCGTCGCCGAGTGGGGCGTCGACTTCGTCGACCCGCGCATAGAGGAGGGGAAGGCCAAGATCGCCAGCGAGGAGGCGATCGTCTGCGACGTGGCCCGCGCGGCCGGCGAGCGATCGCTCGAGGGCGAGCATGTCGTCGTCACCAGCGGCGCGACCGCCGAGTCGATCGATCCCGTGCGCGTGATCACGAACCGCTCGTCGGGGAAGATGGGACGCGCGGTCGCGAGGGCCTGCTACGCTCGCGGCGCCGAGGTGACACTGGTCCACGGCGTCGTCGGCCCGCGGCCGATCGGGAACGGCGACGGACCGCCCGAGACCGACGGCGACGGGAACCTCTCCTACGCCACCGTCCGGCACGTCGAGAGCGCGAGCGAGATGCTCGCGGCGACCCGCGAGGTCTGTGCGGACGCCGACGCGCTGGTTTCGGCGGCCGCGATCGGCGACTACACCGTCGATGGCAGCGACGAGAAGATCCGCTCGGGTCAGGAGCGCTCGCTCGACCTCGAGCCGACGCCGAAACTCATCGACGAGGTCCGCGAGGCGCGACCCGACCTGCCGATCGTCGGCTTCAAGACCGAGACCTCGGGCGACGAGGCGGCGATGATCGAAAAGGCCCGCGAGACGCTCGATCGCGCGGGGCTGGCTTTCGTCGTCGCCAACGACGCGAGCGTGATGGGGTCGGATCGGACCGCGGCGCTGCTGGTCCACGACGCCGACGCCGCTCGCTACGAGGGAACGAAGGCGGAACTGGGCGGCGAAATCGCCGACTCGATCGCGGCGGTCGTCGGAAACAACTCGTTATAA
- a CDS encoding competence/damage-inducible protein A — protein MDVAILTVGDEVLAGDIANTNAKWLASRLTDRGATVDRILTLPDDRDRIAATIREWTDALDAVIVTGGLGGTHDDVTADSLANAFDRELVVDQSVRRDVHETVAEYRDLDPESVAPEELDFDVDAWAALPAGSRPLLNPEGLCPGCVLGNVYAFPGVPAELKALFERVAGEFSGDAVSRTVYTPQPEASVVDAIADARERFDVTIGSYPDTERRNRLKVTGTDPETVDRALEWLADRVDLVPEA, from the coding sequence ATGGATGTCGCCATTCTCACCGTCGGCGACGAAGTGCTCGCCGGCGATATCGCGAATACGAACGCGAAGTGGCTCGCGAGCCGGTTGACCGATCGCGGCGCGACCGTCGATCGGATTCTCACCCTCCCCGACGACCGCGACCGCATCGCGGCGACGATCCGAGAGTGGACGGACGCCCTCGACGCCGTGATCGTGACCGGCGGGCTCGGCGGTACTCACGACGACGTCACCGCCGATTCCCTCGCGAATGCGTTCGATCGCGAACTCGTCGTCGACCAGTCCGTCCGCCGAGACGTCCACGAGACCGTCGCGGAGTACCGCGATCTCGATCCCGAGTCGGTCGCGCCCGAGGAGCTCGACTTCGACGTCGACGCCTGGGCGGCGCTGCCCGCCGGGAGCCGACCGCTGCTCAATCCGGAGGGGCTCTGTCCCGGCTGCGTCCTCGGGAACGTGTATGCCTTCCCGGGCGTGCCCGCGGAGCTGAAAGCGCTGTTCGAGCGGGTCGCCGGGGAATTTAGCGGCGACGCCGTCTCGAGGACCGTATACACGCCGCAGCCGGAGGCGTCGGTCGTCGACGCGATCGCTGACGCTCGCGAGCGCTTCGACGTGACGATCGGCAGCTATCCGGACACGGAGCGGCGAAACCGCTTGAAGGTGACCGGTACCGATCCCGAGACCGTCGATCGGGCCCTCGAGTGGCTCGCCGACCGGGTCGACCTCGTCCCGGAAGCGTAG
- a CDS encoding IucA/IucC family protein — protein MTGAKRGDRDRPTLRTAAERATVGAAARYARTHDLSRPGGDAYLEALEGARREICHRFARGILRGDPAGFPAARFVDLESVSADTDRISAADSILEGDPLESVVDDLVAAVPESCCRLAVVPCSDSGSVLFVPIARRHGYDRFRPVGALYRWTEGTLTELTHPADLVPLLECEGAFSDAEQAERIRGEVAESVANLALARLAGDVHARTVARDGGADRSPLEAVADGIPAADYAAAFERIVTDGHPFHPSGKIRRGMTPAEGLAYAPEFTDRIDLRFVAIDREHVLETSVGDRSDGGERNVAEAGDRLTDRLFATFDGLEGALERALPTDRDPDAYAVVPVHPLQYHRTVPDRYADRIDDGRVVPFPDYAHPATPQLNLRTVVPYDSNRTDHFDGPLPHLKLAIPVQTTNVVRTLSPQAVANGPRVTDIVTTIAERESFESLGLLAEPAATCYHAPGGPHPCGEAYDDARHLSGLLRTNPTAHPLVRNGPDDASPVVASSLVADSPISGRPLVCDLIEQYGAATGHSDGADAALAFLERYTAVVVPDQLWLCSAYGIALESHLQNSLVVFDATDATPTATLVRDLGGIRVHGRRLETRGLSLEPYPDSDLEADDEADLHRKLYYALFQNHLAELVATVCHELAVDERACWTRVRKQCERAFAELRADGDIPDERIQRDERALFDGPATHKALTAMRLRGKRHEYVTSEVSNPLSPSGR, from the coding sequence ATGACCGGGGCGAAGCGCGGAGACCGCGACCGCCCCACCCTCCGCACGGCGGCCGAACGGGCGACCGTCGGCGCCGCCGCCAGATACGCTCGGACGCACGACCTCTCGCGACCGGGCGGGGACGCCTATCTCGAGGCCCTCGAGGGCGCCCGACGCGAAATCTGCCACCGATTCGCCCGCGGGATACTCCGCGGCGATCCGGCCGGGTTTCCCGCGGCTCGATTCGTCGACCTCGAGTCGGTCTCGGCGGACACGGACCGAATTTCGGCGGCGGATTCGATACTCGAAGGCGACCCTCTCGAATCGGTCGTCGACGACCTCGTCGCGGCGGTTCCCGAATCCTGTTGTCGACTCGCCGTCGTCCCGTGTTCCGACTCCGGGTCCGTTCTGTTCGTCCCGATCGCACGTCGACACGGCTACGACCGGTTCCGGCCGGTCGGCGCCCTCTATCGATGGACCGAAGGGACCCTCACGGAACTGACCCACCCCGCGGATCTCGTTCCGCTCCTCGAGTGCGAGGGGGCGTTCAGCGACGCCGAACAGGCCGAGCGGATCCGCGGGGAGGTGGCCGAGAGCGTCGCCAATCTCGCGCTCGCACGACTGGCCGGCGACGTTCACGCGCGGACCGTCGCTCGCGACGGCGGCGCGGACCGATCACCGCTCGAGGCCGTCGCGGACGGCATTCCGGCGGCCGACTACGCCGCCGCGTTCGAGCGGATCGTCACCGACGGCCACCCGTTCCATCCGAGCGGCAAGATCCGACGCGGAATGACCCCGGCGGAGGGGCTGGCCTACGCGCCCGAGTTCACCGACCGGATCGATCTCCGGTTCGTCGCGATCGACCGCGAGCACGTCCTCGAGACGAGCGTCGGCGACCGGTCGGACGGGGGCGAGCGAAACGTCGCCGAGGCGGGAGACCGTCTGACCGATCGGCTGTTCGCGACGTTCGACGGCCTCGAGGGCGCCCTCGAGCGAGCGCTGCCGACGGACCGCGACCCCGACGCGTACGCCGTCGTTCCCGTCCATCCTCTCCAGTATCACCGGACGGTTCCGGACCGCTACGCCGACCGAATCGACGACGGTCGCGTCGTTCCGTTTCCCGACTACGCACACCCGGCGACGCCGCAGCTGAATCTCCGCACGGTGGTTCCGTACGACTCCAACCGAACGGATCATTTCGATGGCCCGCTGCCCCACCTCAAACTGGCGATCCCCGTCCAGACGACCAACGTCGTGCGGACGCTGTCGCCCCAGGCCGTGGCCAACGGGCCGCGAGTTACCGACATCGTGACGACGATCGCGGAGCGGGAGTCCTTCGAGTCGCTGGGGCTGTTGGCCGAACCCGCGGCGACCTGCTACCACGCGCCCGGCGGCCCCCATCCGTGCGGCGAGGCGTACGACGACGCTCGGCACTTGTCGGGACTGCTGCGGACGAATCCCACAGCGCACCCGCTCGTCCGGAACGGCCCGGACGACGCGTCCCCCGTCGTCGCCTCGAGCCTCGTCGCCGACTCCCCGATCTCCGGCCGCCCGCTCGTCTGTGACCTTATCGAGCAGTACGGCGCGGCGACCGGGCACTCGGACGGGGCGGACGCCGCGCTCGCGTTCCTCGAGCGCTACACCGCGGTCGTCGTTCCCGACCAGTTGTGGCTGTGCTCGGCGTACGGCATCGCCCTCGAGAGCCACCTCCAGAACAGCTTGGTCGTCTTCGACGCCACGGACGCGACCCCGACGGCGACGCTGGTCCGGGACCTCGGCGGCATTCGGGTTCACGGCCGACGGCTCGAGACCCGCGGACTCTCGCTCGAGCCGTATCCGGATTCGGACCTCGAGGCCGACGACGAGGCCGATCTCCACCGGAAGCTGTACTACGCGCTCTTCCAGAACCACCTCGCCGAACTCGTCGCGACGGTCTGTCACGAACTCGCGGTCGACGAGCGAGCGTGCTGGACACGGGTCCGCAAGCAGTGCGAGCGAGCGTTCGCGGAACTTCGCGCCGACGGGGACATCCCCGACGAGCGGATTCAGCGCGACGAACGCGCGCTGTTCGACGGGCCGGCGACGCACAAGGCGCTGACGGCGATGCGACTACGGGGCAAACGCCACGAGTACGTCACGAGCGAGGTGTCGAATCCGCTGTCTCCATCCGGCCGGTAG
- a CDS encoding NAD(P)/FAD-dependent oxidoreductase, with amino-acid sequence MRDVCIVGGGVAGLAASIFTARAGLDTLVIDGGESILARNASLENYPGYPDGVDARRYLQLSRDQARNAGAEFELGRVTRAVPVDGAIPSESREAGETGDETDLEQGFVLETEGGDPVETRRIIAASWSDSEYLVPLDVGRMQRGSKHFVDVDRGGRTAVDGVYAAGRIADEPHQTIVAAGHGAKVGLAVIHDSDANLYHDWVVPEGYFTGRDRDVPPGCEEIDESERRERDEQARETMLEAFAEPLDERPTMHPSVDVDDED; translated from the coding sequence ATGCGAGACGTCTGTATCGTCGGCGGCGGCGTCGCCGGCCTCGCCGCATCGATCTTCACCGCTCGAGCGGGTCTGGACACCCTCGTCATCGACGGGGGCGAATCCATCCTCGCGCGAAACGCCAGCCTCGAGAACTACCCCGGGTACCCCGACGGCGTCGACGCCCGCCGGTACCTGCAACTGAGCCGCGACCAGGCGAGGAACGCGGGCGCCGAGTTCGAACTCGGGCGCGTGACTCGCGCCGTACCGGTCGACGGCGCGATTCCGTCGGAATCGCGAGAAGCCGGTGAAACCGGCGACGAAACGGACTTGGAGCAGGGATTCGTCCTCGAGACCGAGGGCGGCGACCCCGTCGAAACGCGCCGCATTATCGCCGCCTCGTGGTCGGACAGCGAGTACCTCGTCCCGCTGGACGTCGGGCGCATGCAGCGCGGGAGCAAACACTTCGTCGACGTCGACCGAGGTGGCCGGACGGCCGTCGACGGCGTCTACGCCGCGGGCCGGATCGCCGACGAACCCCACCAGACGATCGTCGCGGCCGGCCACGGGGCGAAGGTTGGCCTCGCGGTCATCCACGACTCGGACGCGAACCTCTACCACGACTGGGTCGTCCCGGAGGGCTACTTCACCGGCCGCGACCGCGACGTGCCGCCGGGCTGTGAGGAGATCGACGAGTCGGAACGCCGGGAACGCGACGAGCAGGCTCGAGAGACGATGCTCGAGGCGTTCGCGGAGCCGTTGGACGAACGGCCGACGATGCACCCGAGCGTCGACGTCGACGACGAGGACTGA